The genomic stretch AAGATAAACCCAATTTTGACAAAGGTGCCAAAGATACCCCTCATTTATCTTTCAATTTTTTGAGTTTAATGAAGCGCCCCAACAGGGTTAAGAGTGTTCCCAGAAGCAGAAGGGTTATGAGGATGAAAATGAACGTTCTGGTGAAATAGGTACTTTTTACGATTATGGTGGATTTTTCTATTTCTTTGTCGCCGACGTGAATCGCTGCTTCGATGGCAGATGAACCAGTGGTCTTTGCGATGACCGGGAACGTGAATAAATTTTCCTTGGGTTTTAAGCTCACCATCCTTTTATTGCCGGCAGGGAAGGAGAAATCCTCTCCTCTCACGATGATGAAGACTCTTACAATATAGTCGGTATCATTATAGATGGGTATGGGAACCTTGCCCGTTCGAGAGGTTAAGGTGACCACCTGTCTTTTAGGCATCTTCATCTTTGCCAACTCAGATTCAATCCTTTTTTGTAATGTCTTTGCGAAATCCAATCCATAATTTACAAGCAGGGGATTCCTTTGAATTTCCATCCAATCGCTGCTTTGAGCGATGAGGAGAAGATTAAGGAATTTTTCTTTGAGGGGATTATCCTCCAATACCATTTTGGAGAAAAGATTTAAGAACGCCCGTGACTTCCCGATCTTCCGATAGTAGTTGAGCTTGATGTAACTTTCCTCACCATCTCCACCGGCCAATATGAGGGACTGAGTTGAGGGGGGAACTAACTGTGCTGCTGTGCTCAGGGTTGTTGTCCTAATCCAGGGCGTTTGTTCCAACTTGGAATATAACATTTCCAGTAATGTCTGCGTAGGTCTCCAATATCTATCTTTTGGGGCAATGACCACGACCTGCTGGATTTCCGGTTGTTTAAGGTAGGCTTGAGCCAGCACACCAATGAGTCTCTGGGTTGCGCACTCCTCATCTTTGAACTCTACCAAGGTTTTGGTGGCTGCACTATCAGTAAAGAAGATGGTCAATCGATTACCCGCTCTATCTTGAACGCGGTAGGACTTGTGGACATCTCCCTCCACTGTGGGAATGTTCATCAAAAAACCTTCATCAAGCACGGCGTATTCAGCGCCACTACGGGCGAGATAGCATAGGGAATCCTCACTCAAACTCAAATCCGGAGGATAACCCGATTTAAGATTTTCTGAAGAGAGGTTAAAGGCTTCCGAGAGAATCTCCCTCCCCTTTTCAATTTGGATTAATCCATCATCGTTCCATCCTCTCTTGGCAAGATCGGAGAGGGCAGGATAGGCATAGGGAGCGGGGATCAATTCGACCTGTTTATTTTTTATGACCCGTTCGTATCCCTTCAGAATTTCTTCGGCGTTTCTCGCCTCTTGGGAAGTCTCTGGTGTGGCTTTTATCTTGTCATTCTTTTTGAATTTATAACCATCACTTATATTGAGAATTTGCTCGACGAGGACGGGCGTAAAATTCAAGTTCACTTGGACATTTGGATGTTGAGCCAGGGCGGAAAGATGCTGGAAATAAATGCCCGGGTTTTGCGGATTTGTACTGCAGTCGACCTGGATTTGTTGATCCATGAAAATACCATTGGGATCGTAGTGGACTCTATCATGGAGGTTCCAGATTATAACAACTGGTAGAGGAGGCACCGGTTTTGGATCCACCAATACGAGGGCGGTTTCCTTCTCCGCGAGGATCGTCCCTCTTTGGGTCAAAATGGCCTTAACCGGATGAGCTCCCTCGCCGATTTTTAAATTGGAAGCTTTTTTGCTAAGCTTAAATTGAGCGATTTTACCTGGATCAAGGGGAGGAACGTAAAACCTTTGTGTGAGGACAACCCTTTTGGATTTTGTGGGCGTCTGTTCTCTGTAAAGTGTTAATGTAAGCCTCGTTCTTTTTATGGGTGAGTTGGAATTGTTGAGAATCGTCGTAGTGATGGTGAAATATTCACTGGTTGAAAAATATGGTTTATCGAAGGTTAGTTGCATGGAGATTTGGGGGAGCTGGCTTGAAGACTGGTTTGATGGATAAGGCAAGAAAATTAAAAATAATAGCAAAGGTAACAGGCGTAATACATTAAGTTTCAGGTTCACGGCAGCCTCTCCACTTTAATATTTATAAATTCTATAAAAGCAGAAATGAATCCTTTAATAAAGTGGTTTTGTTGACCTTCAAAAGGGATTTCAAGGTGATCTGCAGAAATTTTAAAGACTACAATGAAAGGAAGAACGATGATGAGAGATTTGCCCAAAGAAAAATTTAAAATTCCAGAGGAGCTTCCCCTAATTGCCCTGAGGGATCTGGTCATCTTTCCAAATTTAGTGATTCCCCTCTTCGTGGGGCGAGAGAAATCTATGAAGGCCTTAGAAGAGGCCATGAAGGGGGACCGTCTTATTGTACTCGCAGCTCAAAAAAGGGCAGAAATACAGGAGCCAGAAACCTCGGACCTGTACGGAGTGGGTTGTGTCGCCACCATCATGCAGGAGCTCAAACTCCCTGATGGGACCGCCAAAGCTCTGGTGGAGGGGCTAACGAGGGTAGAAATAAGGGAATTTCTGCAAACGGAGCCCTTCTTCAAGGTGAAAATCGAAGTTTTAAAGGAACCGGAGGAAAAGACCCTTAAAATTGAGGCTCTCATGAGGAGTTTGGTTTCCCAGTTCGAGAAATGTGCCCGACTGGGGAAGCCCATACCTCAAGAAGTCCTATTGGCCGCGTTTAATATAGATGAACCTGGTAGGCTGGGAGATTTTATTGCCTTTCATTTAAACCTCAAAACCGAGGAGAAACAACAAATATTGGAGGCGATGGATGCCAGGAATCGACTGGAGAAGGTAGGAGGCTTTTTAAATAGGGAGATTGAGATATTGGAGATTGGAAGCAAGATTCAATCCAGAATGAAAGAGCAAATGAGCAAGACACAAAAGGAACACTTCCTAAGGGAGCAACTTAAAGCCATTCAGAAGGAACTTGGGGTACTCGATGAACGAACCGCAGAGATAGCAGAGTTAAAGGTAAAGATAAGAGAGGCCAAAATGCCTTCAGAGGTTGAAAAAAAGGCCCTTAAGGAAGTTGACAGATTGGAGATGATGCCACCCGGCTCAGCTGAGATTTCCGTCGTCCGTACATATCTGGATTGGTTAATCAACATCCCCTGGTCTAGGGAGGATCGGGAGAAACTTGACCTTCATGAGGCGGCGAAAATCTTGGACGAGGATCACTACGGGTTAGAAAAGGTTAAGGAGAGGGTCTTGGAATATTTAGCTGTCCATAAGTTATCAAGGAAGATAAAAGGTCCCATCCTGTGCTTTGTAGGTCCTCCTGGAACGGGGAAGACCTCCATTGGAAGATCCATTGCTAGGTCACTGGGGAGAAAGTTCATTCGCATCTCCCTTGGCGGAGTCCGAGACGAAGCTGAGATAAGAGGGCATAGACGCACTTATGTTGGTGCTTTACCAGGAAGGATAATTCAAACCATCTGCCAGGCGGGAACGAAAAATCCCGTTTTCATGATGGATGAGATAGATAAGATAG from Actinomycetota bacterium encodes the following:
- a CDS encoding DUF6049 family protein, with protein sequence MNLKLNVLRLLPLLLFLIFLPYPSNQSSSQLPQISMQLTFDKPYFSTSEYFTITTTILNNSNSPIKRTRLTLTLYREQTPTKSKRVVLTQRFYVPPLDPGKIAQFKLSKKASNLKIGEGAHPVKAILTQRGTILAEKETALVLVDPKPVPPLPVVIIWNLHDRVHYDPNGIFMDQQIQVDCSTNPQNPGIYFQHLSALAQHPNVQVNLNFTPVLVEQILNISDGYKFKKNDKIKATPETSQEARNAEEILKGYERVIKNKQVELIPAPYAYPALSDLAKRGWNDDGLIQIEKGREILSEAFNLSSENLKSGYPPDLSLSEDSLCYLARSGAEYAVLDEGFLMNIPTVEGDVHKSYRVQDRAGNRLTIFFTDSAATKTLVEFKDEECATQRLIGVLAQAYLKQPEIQQVVVIAPKDRYWRPTQTLLEMLYSKLEQTPWIRTTTLSTAAQLVPPSTQSLILAGGDGEESYIKLNYYRKIGKSRAFLNLFSKMVLEDNPLKEKFLNLLLIAQSSDWMEIQRNPLLVNYGLDFAKTLQKRIESELAKMKMPKRQVVTLTSRTGKVPIPIYNDTDYIVRVFIIVRGEDFSFPAGNKRMVSLKPKENLFTFPVIAKTTGSSAIEAAIHVGDKEIEKSTIIVKSTYFTRTFIFILITLLLLGTLLTLLGRFIKLKKLKDK
- the lon gene encoding endopeptidase La — translated: MMRDLPKEKFKIPEELPLIALRDLVIFPNLVIPLFVGREKSMKALEEAMKGDRLIVLAAQKRAEIQEPETSDLYGVGCVATIMQELKLPDGTAKALVEGLTRVEIREFLQTEPFFKVKIEVLKEPEEKTLKIEALMRSLVSQFEKCARLGKPIPQEVLLAAFNIDEPGRLGDFIAFHLNLKTEEKQQILEAMDARNRLEKVGGFLNREIEILEIGSKIQSRMKEQMSKTQKEHFLREQLKAIQKELGVLDERTAEIAELKVKIREAKMPSEVEKKALKEVDRLEMMPPGSAEISVVRTYLDWLINIPWSREDREKLDLHEAAKILDEDHYGLEKVKERVLEYLAVHKLSRKIKGPILCFVGPPGTGKTSIGRSIARSLGRKFIRISLGGVRDEAEIRGHRRTYVGALPGRIIQTICQAGTKNPVFMMDEIDKIGADFRGDPSAALLEVLDPEQNFAFSDHYLEVPFDLSNVVFITTANILDTIPPALRDRMEVIHFPGYTEEEKVKIAELFLIPKQLEAHGLTKEQLEISEDALRKIIREHTREAGVRNLERKIAAICRQVARSVVEGREEGVKVTARNLHKFLGPPQFRYGVAEQEDEIGVATALAWTEVGGDVMSVEATIMKGKGKLILTGHLGEIMRESAQAAVSYIRSRATALKIGEDFYDKYDIHIHVPAGAIPKDGPSAGITMATALVSTLTKRAARKDVGMTGEITLRGHVLPVGGIKEKILAAHRAGLKEVILPKDNEKDLELVPKHVLKGLKCIFVEHMDEVLKVALVTKEMKRPYGREEVREGVRQ